The Deinococcota bacterium genome contains the following window.
GAATGGTCATCGGTCTCGACCCCGGCAGAAACCTCGGCGTCTCCACGCGGACGGCCTGGGCAAGCTCGAGCCTTGGAGAATGGTCGGGAGCGGTCCGGCCGTATGCCATACTGGCTGAGGTTGGGTCAGACTGGAGGTAGCCGTGCCCGGAATCGCAATCATCGGCGCCCAGTGGGGTGACGAAGGTAAAGGCAAGGTGGTAGACGCGCTAGGAGGCGAGGCGGACTTCGTGGTGCGCTACGCCGGTGGCGCCAACGCCGGCCACACCGTGGTTGTCGGCAAGGATGTCTTCAAGCTCCACCACCTGCCCTGCGGCGTCTTGCACCCGCGCCCGGTGTCGGTCCTGGGCGGCGGTATGGTCATCGACCCCTGGAGCTTTCGCCGGGAGTACGAGAGCTTCGCGGCGCGTCAGGACCCGGGCCGCGTGCTCGTCTCGCACGAGGCGCACCTCGTCTTGCCTCATCACCAGAAGAACGACGAGGGTGGCGGCTTCGTGGGCACCACCGGTCGCGGCATCGGCCCGGCCTACTCCGACAAGGCCCGGCGCGTCTCCCTGCGGGCGGGCGACCTTGCCGACGAGGCGGTCTTGCGCGAGCGCCTGGCGCGCCTCCTGGCCGCCAAGCCCAACTCGACGGCTCGCGTTACCTGGACCACGGTGGACGTTGCGATGGAGGCCCTGCGCGAGGTCCGCGACTTTCTCCTGCCCTTTGTCTGCGATACCGGCGAGGCCGTGCGTGAGGGGCTGAGGAGCGGCAAGAAGGTGCTGTTCGAGGGCGGCCAGGGCACCATGCTCGACCTCGCCTACGGCACCTACCCCTTTGTGACCAGCAGCCACCCGACGGTCGGCGGCATTCTGGTGGGCGCGGGCGTCAGCCACAAGGCCTTGGGCGCTGTCTACGGCGTGGTCAAAGCCTTTACCAGCCGGGTCGGCCACGGGCCTTTCATGACCGAGCTCGCGGGCGAGCCGGCCGACCGCTTGCGCGGCACCGGCGCCAACCAGTGGGACGAGTTCGGGACCACCACCGGGCGGCCCCGGCGGGTGGGTTGGCTCGACCTGGTGCAGCTCAAGTACGCCTGCGCCATCAACGGCTTCGACGGCCTCATCGTCACCAAGCTCGACGTGCTCTCGGGTATGGACAGCGTCAAGGTCTGCGTCGCCTATGAGGGGGACCGGCCGGTTTACGAGGAGCTGCCGGGCTGGGGTGAACTGCGGGGCTTGGGCCGGCGCGAGGCCCTGCCGGAGGAGGTCACGGCTTACCTGGGGCGGCTCGAGAGCTTCACCGCGACCCCCGTCGTCATGTTCTCGACCAGCCCCGACCGCGCCGACACCTACGGTGAGGTCGGCTGGAGCTAGACGCCTGGACCCGCGTGCGAGCGTCTAGCGCGGCGGCACCGAGCGCAGGACGAGGATGAGGCGCGGCCTGAGGCCGATGGCGCTGCCGGGCCGGAGGCTCTGGGAACGCCTCACGGTCTCGGTCGAGGAGTTCCAGAGGCGTTCCCAGACCTCGTGCTCGGACGTGGGCGGCAGGGTGAAGCGCTTGGCCCGGCCGCCGTTGAAGAGCACCAGAAAGGTGTCGTCGAAGCGGGCGTTGCCGTGATGGTCGACCTCGTGGAGGGCGTTGCCGGCCATCAGCATGCCAAAGGCGCGCAAACCCGCGTTGTTCCAGTCCTCCGGATGCATCTCGTGGCCGTCGGGGTGCCACCAGGACACATCCTTGAAGCCCGTCGGCCCCGCTTTGCCGGTGAGAAAGCTGTAGCGGCGAAAGGCCGGGTGCGCCTTGCGAAAGGCGATGAGGCCCCGCGTAAAGTCCAAAAAAGCCCGTTGCCGATCGCTCAAGTCCCAGTCGTACCAGTTGAGCTCGTTGTCCTGGGCGTAGGTGTTGTTGTTGCCTCTCTTGGAGCGGCTTAGCTCGTCGCCGCCCAGCATCATGGGGATGCCCTGCGACAAGAAGAGCGTGGTCATGAGGGCGCGCTTACGGTCCTCGCGGCAGTCCAGCACGCCCAAGTTGTCAGTGGGCCCTTCGACGCCGCAGTTGACGCTGTGGTTGTGGCTCTCGCCGTCGCGGTTGCCTTCCAGATTGGCCTGGTTGTGCTTGCTCTCATAGGAGACCAGGTCTTCTAAGGTAAAGCCGTCGTGGGCCGTTACGAAGTTGACCGAGGCGTAGGGCCGGCGGCCGCTGCGCGCGTAGAGGTCGGCGCTGCCCGAGATGCGGCTCACGAACTCGGCGGTGAGGCCGCGGTCACCCTTCCAGTAGCGCCTTACGGCGTCGCGGTACTTGCCGTTCCATTCGGCCCAGTACCAGGGAAAGGAGCCCACCTGGTAGCCGCCGTGGCCCACGTCCCAGGGCTCGGCGACCAGCTTGATCTTGGACAAGACCGGGTCCTGCTGGATGACCTTGAAAAAGGCCGAGAGCATGTTGACGTCCTCGAGTTCTCTGGCCAGCGCCGAGGCCAGATCGAAACGGAAGCCGTCCACGCGCATCTCGGTGACCCAGTAGCGCAAGGAGTCGGTGATGAGCTGCAAGACGTAGCCGTTGCCCGCGTCCATGGTGTTGCCGGTGCCGGTGTAATCCATGTAAAAGCGGCGGTTGTCGTCCATCAGCTTGTAATACGACGCATTGTCGACGCCGCGGAGCGACAAGGTCGGCCCCATGTGGTTGCCCTCGCCGGTGTGGTTGTAGACCACGTCGACGATGACCTCGAGCCCGGCCGCGTGCAGGGCGCGCACCATCATCTTGAACTCTCTGACGGCGCTGGTGGGGTCGTTGCTCGAGTAATTCGGCTCGGGCGCGAAGTAGCCGAGCGGGTTGTAGCCCCAGTAGTTGCTCAGACCCTGATCGACGAGGTGACGGTCGCTGACGAACGACTGCACCGGCAGCAGTTCGACGGTGGTCACGCCCAGGCTCTTGATGTGGTCGATGATGGGCTCCGAGGCCAAACCCAGGTAGCTGCCGCGCAATTCCCGGTCTACTCCAGGGTGCCGCTGGCTGATGCCCTTGACGTGGGTCTCGTAGATGATGGTGTCTTCCCAGGGGATATGCGGTGAGCGGTCGTCGCCCCACTCAAAGGCGTCCTCGATGACCGCGCCCAAGGGCGCGTAGGGGGCGCTGTCCAGAGAGCTGAAGGACAGGTCGTCCTTGCCTATCTCGTAGCCGAAGAGGCTGTCGTCCCACCTGAGCGGCCGGCCGATCGCCTTGGCGTAGGGGTCTAGGAGCACCTTGTTGGCGTTGAAGCGGTGTCCGGACTGTGGCGCGTAGGGACCGTGGACGCGGTAGCCATAGAGCTGGCCCGGCCGCAGGTTGGGGATAAAGGCGTGCCAGACCGGCCCGGTCCGCTCGCTGAAGGAGAGGCTGATAGGAGCAGGGTCGTCCACGTGGTCGAAGAGCACGAGTTCGACGGCTTTGGCGCCCTCGCTGTAGAGGGCGAAGTTGACGCCCAAGCCGTTCCAGGTCGCGCCCAGGGGAAAAGGTTTTCCAGGCCATAACTTCATGGCGGACATCATACGGTGATGATGAGGGGAGAGTGTGTGTTGAGGCGCGACAACAGCGCGCTCCCGTAGCATACCGACAAGCATTACCAAGCATTACGGGCAAGCATTACGGAAGAGCAAGAGAGAGCAGAGGGCGGCTTTGGCGGCGATTTTAGTAAGGCAAACCTTTATAAAATCCGCCGCCCTTCGCTATAGTGTAGGAGATGGTAAACGAGCTGCGAACGGTGACCAGAAACAGGACGCTACGGTGAAGGAGCCAAAACGCGTGAACAGCGTATTCGAAAAGACCGAGTACATGGATACCCTCAGCTTCGCCGCGGGCGAGGTGATCCTCTTTCCCGGCCAGGCCGAGGCTATCTACCGCGTGAGGAGCGGCCTTGTGCGGATTCACACCGTGGACGACGAGGGCAACGGCCTGACCCTGCGCTACGTCAAACCCGGCGGCTATTTTGGCGAGGAGGTGCTCTCCGGCGCGCGCCGCCGCTACTTTGCCGAGGCCGTGACGGCCTCGGCGGTCGAGGTGATGAGCCCGGCCACCTTGAGCCCCGAGGAGAACTTGCGCCTGACGGTCCACCTCGTCGAGGCGATGGAGCGCCTCTATCAGTCGCTCTACCGGCTCTCGGGCAAGCGGCTCAAGTCGCGCATCGCCGCCGAGCTGCTCGACCTGCAAGACAGCGCCCTAGCCACCACCGGCGCGAACAGGGAGCCGCTCGTCCACATCACCCACGACGACCTCGCCGCGGCCGTCGGCTCGGTGCGCGAGACCGTGACCAAGGTGGTCGGCGAACTCGGCAAGGACGGCGCCATCGACGCGGGCTACGGCAAGATCTCGCTCAAGAACATCAAGCTCCTGGAGGAGATCGCGGGACAGTAACAGGGGTCGGGGGTCGGGGGTCAGGGAAAGTCCCGACCCCCGAATCCCGGCTCCCGCTTTTAGAACACCGGCCCGATCCTGAAGCCGAAGACGCCCAAGGGGTTCCTGGGGCTGAGGCCGTAGTCGAAGCGCAGGGGCGGCAGGAGCACGTTGCCGAAGCCGAAGTTGATCTGCACGCCTAGACCTGCGCCGACGAGCAGGTTGCCCAGCTCCGGGGCCACGCTCGAGGCGTAGCCCAAGTCGGCGAAGACGATGCCGATGATCGTCTGGGTGGCGAAGGTCTCCAGGCCGAAGTTGTAGCGGTACTCGATTGAGCTCGTCAGGTAGCTTCTCGAGGGCAGGATGTCGTCGCGGGTGTAGCCGCGGATCTGGGTGTCGGCGACTTGCGTCTGGCCGACGATGAAGAGGCGGTTGGCGGGATAGTTGCCGCCCAACTGGTGGCCGACGTTGGCCCTAAAGGCGAGGACCTGGTGGTCGCCCTCCGCCGCGCCGAGTTCGGCCAAGGTCAAGTAGGAGCGCACGCCGAACTCGAGCTGCTGGTAGTTGTAGGGCGTCTGCAGGTTGGTCGCCGGGTCGCGGTAGTCGGTGCCGAAGCCGAGGCCGAGGCGGCCGCTGGCGTTCACACCGCGAGTGGGGAACTCCGGGTTGTCGCGGTCGTCGTAGACGGTTCCCGCGGTGACGAAGCCCGACAGGCCCGACTGCGGCAAGAAGTCCGCGGCCTGCCCCGGAAAGGTTCCCGACAAGGTGCAGTTGCGGTCGACGACGTTGCCGCCAACGACCTCGCAGGGCCGGCCGGGCTCGAGGCTGTAGCTCGTCGAGACGCCCCGCACCGAAGCGCTCAGGGTGGTGTTGGCGAAGATCTGCCGGCCTACCCCGAAGGAGAGGCCGGTGTCGCGCTGCAGGTAGTCGCCGATCAGGACCTGGTTGTCAGGATTGTCGGGACCGCCCGGCGTGCCGGGCAGGGGCAGGCGCAGCCCGCCCTGGGCGGTGAGCGGCTGGCCGGTAAAGACCTGGCTGAAGAGTGCCCCCGAGACCGAGGTGGGCACCTCCTTAAAGTCGAGGATGTCGGCGTAGAGCCAGGGAACATTGTAGCTCAGGCTGCCGCCGAGTTGCAGGCCCAAGGCGGTGCTCTGGCCGTTAAGCTCGGCGCTCACGCTGTGAGCCTGGCCGAAGAGGTTGCGGTCGTCGTAGGAGATCGACGCCGACAGGCCCACGTCGGTGTCGTAGGAAAGTTCGGGGCGAAACATGCGCGCGCTCTCCTCGCGCAAGACGACCTGCACGGTCACCTCGTCGGCTGCCTCGGTCGGCACGGCCGGAGCCTCGAGCGGGGTGGCCACGCCGAGCTGCGCGAAGCGGCGCAGGCCGTCGCGCAGCGCGCCCGCATTGTAGACGCCGCCGGGTTCGGGCAGGTAGCGGGTGATCACCTCGGGCTCGGTGCGCGTCTCTTCCCCTTCCACATAGACGAGCTCATAGCCGCGGACGCGCACCTCGCGCAGGCGCTGGCTGTAGAGGCCGGCCCGGTAGTCGTAGTCGGGCTGGCGCACGATCAGATAGCCGCGCTCGCCGTAGAGCCTCACGATCTTGCCGAAGTCCTCGTCGGCCAAAAACGAGGTGAAGGTCTCGCCCGGTTGCAGGCTGAGCAGCGCGACGATCTCCTCGTCTGCGATAACCGTATTGCCCTCGATCGCTATGCGCTCGACCGGCCCCGCCGTCTCGGGCGGCCCCTGGCGGAAGACCACGCGCACCTCGCCCTGGCCGCTGAGCTGGGTCTCGATGCGCACGTCGCGGGTCGCGCCCGCCACCAGCCGCCGCACGTCCTCGGCGAGCACGTCGTAGTTGAAGAGGTCGCCCGGCTGCAGGCTCAGCCCGGCGGCGTCCAAGCCGACCTCGGTGGTGTCGATAAGGCCGATGCGCAGCTCGCGCAGCCTCACGTTGAAGGTGCCCCCCTCGAGCGCGCTGCGCTCGGGGCTAACCCCGCTGCCGCGAAAGCCGCGCTCGGTATAGGCCTGGTTGACCGCCTCGAGCGCCTGCTGGTAGCCCGCTATGCTGAACTGCCGGGCGCGCAAGAGCCCCTCGAAGGCCGCCTCGAGGGTGGCGGCGTCCAGAATCTCCGAGTCTTCGATGACGACGCGGCTGAGGGGTACGTTCTCGGTCACCTCGTAGGTGACGACGACGCTCTCGGCCTCGCCCACCGTGGCGGCGTCTACCGGCGTCAGGCTGAGGCTGACGGGCACGTCGAAGGGCAGACCCGCCTGGCGGTAGGCGGTCTGGATGGTCCGCCGCGCCTGCTGCGCCCGGAAGGTGTTGAGCAGCGAGCCCGCCGCCAGCAGGTCCTGCTGCTCGATAAAGCGCAGGAGCTCCCCCTCGGGCAGGCTCGAGCCGCTGATGCGGATCTCGCTGATGCCTGGGTTCTCGGCGACCTCGACCAAGAGGATAGGCCCGCTGCCGCGGTCTTCGGCCGAGACCGTCACCGCGGCGAAGAGGCCGAGCTCGAGCACGCGGCTGCGCTCGGCCTCGAGGTCGATATCCGCTACGGGCGTGCCGCGGCGGGCCTCTAAGCTCACGGCGATGAGACGCTCGTTGCCTGGGCTGGCGCCGCTGATGCGGATCTCGGTGAGGGCGCCGCTGGGCAGGGCCCCCCCGGCGGAGGCCGTCACTGAAGCCGTTGCTAAGGTCAGGAACAAGATGACAAGGGAGAGGTGGCGAAGCATGGGCTAGTCTACCCAGCGGAGTGTGAGAATGCACAACAGGTTTTTGGCGGCGGGTCTGGGCCTCCGCGGATTGCCGACTTGATATGATGGGCCCGATGACGATGAGCCCAATGACCACCGCGCCGGACCAGACGAGCGCGCTCCCTCTCGCCCTTGCGCGCCTGCGGGACTACGACTTCACGCCCTCGCTGGGCCTCATCCTGGGCTCCGGCCTGGGGCCGCTCGCCGACGAGCTCGAGGTCGTCGCCTCGCTCCCCTTTGAGAGCGTCCCCGGCTTCGCCAGGAGCACCGCGCCGGGGCACAGCGGCGAGCTCGTCCTGGGCACGCTCGAAGGGCAAAAGCTCATCGCCATGAAGGGCCGGGTCCACTACTACGAGGGGGTGAGCGCCCAGACGGTGGCCTTTCCCGTCCGGCTGATGGCCGCGCTCGGCGCCCACACCCTCATCGTCAGCAACGCCTGCGGCGGCCTCAACCCGAACTGGCGGGCGGGCGAGCTGATGCTCCAGCTCGACTTCATCAACTTTACCTTTGACAACCCGCTGATCGGTCCCAACGACGCCCTAGGCCCGCGCTTTCCGGTGATGTTCGACCCCTATGACCCCGACCTGCAAAGTCTGGCCCGCCGGGTGGCGCGGCGCGAGGACATTCTCCTGCGCGAGGGCGTCTACCTGGCGATCAGCGGGCCGAGCTACGCGACCCGGGCGGAACTGCGCCTGTTCCGCCGCTGGGGCGCCGACGCCATCGGCATGTCCACGGTCTACGAGGTCATGGTCGCTCGCCACCAGGGGATGCGCGTCCTGGGCCTGTCGTCGGTCACCGACATGGCGATCGCCGACCGCGACGAGCACGCCAGCGGCGAGGACGTCCTGGCGAGCGCCGCCCGCTCCGGCCCCACCTTTAGGCGGCTTGTCAAGGCGATCCTTGCCGAACTCTAGGGTGACGCCGCTCGAGGGGGTCAAAGCGCGCATCTCCCTAGCTTGCGCGCGGGTCGGGCGCGATCCCGCCGAGGTCCGGCTGGTCGCGGTGACGAAGGGCCAGAGCGCAGCGCGCATCGAGCGCGAGGTCCTCGAGGCCGGCCACCGCCTCCTGGGCGAGAGCCGCATTCAGGAGTGGCGCCAGAAGGCCGAAGGGCTAGCGGGCGTAGACTGGCACTTTATCGGCAACCTGCAGACGAACAAGGTCAAGTACTGCCGGGGCTTCAGCCTCATCCACTCGCTCAACTCGGCGCGGCTCGCCGACGCCCTCGAGAGCTTCGGCCGGAAGCGGGGCCACACCTTCGGGGTGCTGCTCGAGGTCAACGTCGCGGGCGAGGAGGCGAAACAGGGGGTCTCCCTCAAAGACGCTCACGCCCTTGCCGCTTATGTCAGCAGCCTGAGCTTCGTGAGGCTCCAGGGTCTCATGACCATCGCGCCCTACGTAGGCGACCCCGAGGCCTCGCGACATCTCTTCAGGAAGCTGAGGGAGCTGCGTGATACACTGGGGCTCAGCGAACTCTCGATGGGCATGACCGGAGACTTCGAGGTCGCCGTAGAGGAGGGCGCCAGCTATGTGCGGGTGGGCTCGGCGCTGTTCCCGGAGACCCGGCCGCGCGTTGTGGAAGCTGCGGAAGATAGGGAAGACGGGGTGAAAGAGAGCCATGAAACTTAGTCCGCTGGACGTCCAGCACCAGGAGTTCGACGGGGCGCTGAGCGGCTACAGCAAAAAGCAGGTGCGCGACTTTCTCGCCAAGGCGGCCGACGCTCTAGAGGAGGTCATCCGCGAGAAAAAGGCCTTGCGCGAGGAGATCTTCCGCCGTGACGAGCGCATCGAGGCCCTGCAGGCGGGCGAGCTCGAGCTCAAGCACGCCGTCGTCGCCGCCGAGCGCATCGGCAACGAGCTCAAGCAGAACGCCCGGCGCGAGGCCGAGCTGATCATCCAGGCCGCCGAACAGCAAAAGAACCAGGTCATCCAGGGCACCGAGGCCAAACTCAAGCAGACCAGAGCGGACCTAGCCAGGCTCGAGCGCGAGGCGCAGCTCTTCAGGGAGCAGTTCAGGTCGATGCTCAAGGCCTACGAGCGCAGCCTGGAAAGCGTGCCCTCCCTAGGGCGGCCGGTGCGGGTGCTCGAGGCGGAGACCGTCGAGGACTAGGGACCCTCGCGGCGCGCTAGGCGTCCGCCCGCAGGCCCGCGAAGCGGCGGTAGACGAGCTCCAAGGTAAAGAGCAGGAGACCGGCGACAGCGAGCCAGGGCCAGATCGCCACGGCCGAGGCGCTCATGGGCGGCTCGTAGCGGCCCGGCTCGATCAGCCGCTCGCCGCGGCTGCGCCGGGCGATCTCACTCAGGAGCGCCTCGGCGCCTTCGGCGTCGAACTCGGGGTTGGGCGTGTTGACGGCGCCCCTCGCCACGATCTCGCTGCCGCTCACGATCACCACGCTGCCGCCGCTCGAGGCGCCCTCCAGGGCCGCCTCGTAGCGGCCCGGCGCGGTCTGGCTGAGCGGCACGCTGCGGCCGTCGTAGCGTGCTTCTAAGCGCTCGCCGCTCACGTACTCGCCGTCTTGCACGGCGTCCACCACCACCCGGGCGCGTCCGCCCTCGCTGGTCACCGAGGCCGAGTACTGCGGCGGGCTGGCCTCGAGCCAGCGCACTACGGTGCCGAGCACGCCGGGCAGCTCCTCCCAGGAGCCGAGCTGCCCGGCCCAGGCGTTGAGGT
Protein-coding sequences here:
- a CDS encoding cyclic nucleotide-binding domain-containing protein gives rise to the protein MDTLSFAAGEVILFPGQAEAIYRVRSGLVRIHTVDDEGNGLTLRYVKPGGYFGEEVLSGARRRYFAEAVTASAVEVMSPATLSPEENLRLTVHLVEAMERLYQSLYRLSGKRLKSRIAAELLDLQDSALATTGANREPLVHITHDDLAAAVGSVRETVTKVVGELGKDGAIDAGYGKISLKNIKLLEEIAGQ
- a CDS encoding DivIVA domain-containing protein → MKLSPLDVQHQEFDGALSGYSKKQVRDFLAKAADALEEVIREKKALREEIFRRDERIEALQAGELELKHAVVAAERIGNELKQNARREAELIIQAAEQQKNQVIQGTEAKLKQTRADLARLEREAQLFREQFRSMLKAYERSLESVPSLGRPVRVLEAETVED
- a CDS encoding YggS family pyridoxal phosphate-dependent enzyme — translated: MPNSRVTPLEGVKARISLACARVGRDPAEVRLVAVTKGQSAARIEREVLEAGHRLLGESRIQEWRQKAEGLAGVDWHFIGNLQTNKVKYCRGFSLIHSLNSARLADALESFGRKRGHTFGVLLEVNVAGEEAKQGVSLKDAHALAAYVSSLSFVRLQGLMTIAPYVGDPEASRHLFRKLRELRDTLGLSELSMGMTGDFEVAVEEGASYVRVGSALFPETRPRVVEAAEDREDGVKESHET
- a CDS encoding BamA/TamA family outer membrane protein, producing the protein MLRHLSLVILFLTLATASVTASAGGALPSGALTEIRISGASPGNERLIAVSLEARRGTPVADIDLEAERSRVLELGLFAAVTVSAEDRGSGPILLVEVAENPGISEIRISGSSLPEGELLRFIEQQDLLAAGSLLNTFRAQQARRTIQTAYRQAGLPFDVPVSLSLTPVDAATVGEAESVVVTYEVTENVPLSRVVIEDSEILDAATLEAAFEGLLRARQFSIAGYQQALEAVNQAYTERGFRGSGVSPERSALEGGTFNVRLRELRIGLIDTTEVGLDAAGLSLQPGDLFNYDVLAEDVRRLVAGATRDVRIETQLSGQGEVRVVFRQGPPETAGPVERIAIEGNTVIADEEIVALLSLQPGETFTSFLADEDFGKIVRLYGERGYLIVRQPDYDYRAGLYSQRLREVRVRGYELVYVEGEETRTEPEVITRYLPEPGGVYNAGALRDGLRRFAQLGVATPLEAPAVPTEAADEVTVQVVLREESARMFRPELSYDTDVGLSASISYDDRNLFGQAHSVSAELNGQSTALGLQLGGSLSYNVPWLYADILDFKEVPTSVSGALFSQVFTGQPLTAQGGLRLPLPGTPGGPDNPDNQVLIGDYLQRDTGLSFGVGRQIFANTTLSASVRGVSTSYSLEPGRPCEVVGGNVVDRNCTLSGTFPGQAADFLPQSGLSGFVTAGTVYDDRDNPEFPTRGVNASGRLGLGFGTDYRDPATNLQTPYNYQQLEFGVRSYLTLAELGAAEGDHQVLAFRANVGHQLGGNYPANRLFIVGQTQVADTQIRGYTRDDILPSRSYLTSSIEYRYNFGLETFATQTIIGIVFADLGYASSVAPELGNLLVGAGLGVQINFGFGNVLLPPLRFDYGLSPRNPLGVFGFRIGPVF
- the glgX gene encoding glycogen debranching protein GlgX, coding for MKLWPGKPFPLGATWNGLGVNFALYSEGAKAVELVLFDHVDDPAPISLSFSERTGPVWHAFIPNLRPGQLYGYRVHGPYAPQSGHRFNANKVLLDPYAKAIGRPLRWDDSLFGYEIGKDDLSFSSLDSAPYAPLGAVIEDAFEWGDDRSPHIPWEDTIIYETHVKGISQRHPGVDRELRGSYLGLASEPIIDHIKSLGVTTVELLPVQSFVSDRHLVDQGLSNYWGYNPLGYFAPEPNYSSNDPTSAVREFKMMVRALHAAGLEVIVDVVYNHTGEGNHMGPTLSLRGVDNASYYKLMDDNRRFYMDYTGTGNTMDAGNGYVLQLITDSLRYWVTEMRVDGFRFDLASALARELEDVNMLSAFFKVIQQDPVLSKIKLVAEPWDVGHGGYQVGSFPWYWAEWNGKYRDAVRRYWKGDRGLTAEFVSRISGSADLYARSGRRPYASVNFVTAHDGFTLEDLVSYESKHNQANLEGNRDGESHNHSVNCGVEGPTDNLGVLDCREDRKRALMTTLFLSQGIPMMLGGDELSRSKRGNNNTYAQDNELNWYDWDLSDRQRAFLDFTRGLIAFRKAHPAFRRYSFLTGKAGPTGFKDVSWWHPDGHEMHPEDWNNAGLRAFGMLMAGNALHEVDHHGNARFDDTFLVLFNGGRAKRFTLPPTSEHEVWERLWNSSTETVRRSQSLRPGSAIGLRPRLILVLRSVPPR
- a CDS encoding adenylosuccinate synthase, whose translation is MPGIAIIGAQWGDEGKGKVVDALGGEADFVVRYAGGANAGHTVVVGKDVFKLHHLPCGVLHPRPVSVLGGGMVIDPWSFRREYESFAARQDPGRVLVSHEAHLVLPHHQKNDEGGGFVGTTGRGIGPAYSDKARRVSLRAGDLADEAVLRERLARLLAAKPNSTARVTWTTVDVAMEALREVRDFLLPFVCDTGEAVREGLRSGKKVLFEGGQGTMLDLAYGTYPFVTSSHPTVGGILVGAGVSHKALGAVYGVVKAFTSRVGHGPFMTELAGEPADRLRGTGANQWDEFGTTTGRPRRVGWLDLVQLKYACAINGFDGLIVTKLDVLSGMDSVKVCVAYEGDRPVYEELPGWGELRGLGRREALPEEVTAYLGRLESFTATPVVMFSTSPDRADTYGEVGWS
- a CDS encoding purine-nucleoside phosphorylase — protein: MTMSPMTTAPDQTSALPLALARLRDYDFTPSLGLILGSGLGPLADELEVVASLPFESVPGFARSTAPGHSGELVLGTLEGQKLIAMKGRVHYYEGVSAQTVAFPVRLMAALGAHTLIVSNACGGLNPNWRAGELMLQLDFINFTFDNPLIGPNDALGPRFPVMFDPYDPDLQSLARRVARREDILLREGVYLAISGPSYATRAELRLFRRWGADAIGMSTVYEVMVARHQGMRVLGLSSVTDMAIADRDEHASGEDVLASAARSGPTFRRLVKAILAEL